Proteins encoded by one window of Sulfuriferula thiophila:
- a CDS encoding helix-turn-helix domain-containing protein encodes MEKKEDTNPDNELERYLGNAIRDLRQKHGLTIADVAERASISRGMLSKIENGQTATSLDTLSKLAQALGISLSTLFKGYNIPEGGAQHIKNDKGMQVVRRGTKHGHTYQLLAYDQGPTKLFEPFLISMDDASEVFPTFEHPGTEFLYMLQGKIEYRHGQQTYLLEPGDSLTFRGEVPHGPEQLIELPIRFLSITIYPTPAG; translated from the coding sequence ATGGAGAAAAAAGAAGACACCAATCCGGATAACGAACTGGAACGATATCTGGGCAACGCCATCCGTGACTTACGGCAAAAGCATGGCCTGACCATTGCCGACGTCGCCGAGCGAGCCAGCATCAGCCGCGGCATGCTCTCCAAGATTGAGAACGGCCAGACCGCAACCAGTCTGGATACGCTGTCCAAGCTGGCACAGGCGCTGGGTATATCGCTGTCCACCCTGTTCAAGGGTTACAACATCCCCGAAGGCGGCGCGCAACACATCAAGAACGACAAAGGCATGCAGGTAGTCAGACGCGGCACCAAGCACGGCCACACCTACCAGCTGCTGGCTTACGATCAGGGACCGACCAAGCTGTTCGAGCCATTCCTGATTTCCATGGATGATGCCTCCGAGGTATTCCCTACCTTTGAACACCCGGGCACTGAGTTTCTCTACATGTTGCAGGGCAAGATCGAATACCGCCACGGCCAGCAGACTTACCTGCTGGAACCGGGCGATTCACTGACTTTCCGCGGCGAAGTCCCGCATGGCCCGGAACAACTGATCGAACTGCCGATCCGTTTCCTTTCCATCACCATCTACCCTACCCCCGCAGGCTAA